The proteins below come from a single Lodderomyces elongisporus chromosome 3, complete sequence genomic window:
- the TPM2 gene encoding tropomyosin-2 (BUSCO:EOG09264XUV), whose protein sequence is MDKLKEKINSLKLDSEKWQEKSEELSDRIKELEQENLEKDNQIQALTRKNQVLEEETADESHSLKTSNENYTKKNQVLEEELEEADKNLKETTAKLRETDIKAEQLERKVASLENEKEEAEKKYEDLTEQYNKVKAELDEISLQLEAI, encoded by the exons ATGGACAAACTTAAGGAG aAAATCAACAGCTTGAAATTAGATTCTGAAAAATGGCAAGAAAAGTCAGAGGAGTTATCCGACAGAATCAAGGAGTTGGAGCAAgagaatttggaaaaagacAACCAGATCCAAGCTTTGACCAGAAAGAACCAGGttttggaagaagaa ACTGCCGACGAGTCGCACTCTTTAAAGACATCCAATGAAAACTATaccaaaaagaaccaaGTCTTGGAAGAGGAATTGGAAGAAGCCGACAAGAACTTGAAAGAGACCACTGCTAAGTTGAGAGAAACCGATATCAAGGCCGAGCaattggaaagaaaagttgcCAGTTTGGAAAACGAAAAGGAGGAGGCTGAGAAGAAATACGAGGATTTGACCGAACAATACAACAAGGTCAAGGCGGAATTGGATGAAATCAGCCTACAATTGGAGGCCATCTAA
- the TSR1 gene encoding ribosome biogenesis protein tsr1 (BUSCO:EOG092615SM) yields MAKGGNSHRNTLKNDHKPFKSKHATKSQLKNQYKGKVEKSTASTNSNTSSKPLNKQARKNLAKQLKDNKILESKLTKKLFEGSSGAQKIITIICLTNDLTPSQIATQIFNQDQEDTSLPTEYRYPGVHNVQIKKFKSNFKVILPNQDNILNVLDAAKVSDFVVFGISATQEVESEYGEKILRALLAQGIGSVVGVLPNIVSAYPKRNLQLDVKQSLQSFFNHFFPAEDKLYALESESDSSNCLRYLCQKFPQQITWRDSRGWIVADNVLASDSYEGIVIEGTTRGAGFNANRLVHIPGYGDFQVEKIEKLSKSNRKQRNEMDTSGDIEDVFLPNESQDTLDELNPEKFVDEDLDLEDGEGMWDADNDMDALGVRSEGKIYFNDDAMNRETSKRVPKGTSEYQKRWFVDDVLDEDASDLEEELGDNGINSNNDEVQMADVNSQAATDFPAMDNDVVAGAATTEYADSEMHVDLSPEEEHRQLTEFRNAAKEDLEFPDEIELSPTESAIKRLQNYRGVKSLANCEWDVDEHDVEKPSIWNRLLRISNFKATKNRINKEFIKSIQIQPGTRVRLYLKAPKLILESINPESRPFSIFELLEHEHKLAVVNFSFENWEEYDQPIANKDSMIVQYGPRRQVINPTFNQATSNKNNVHKQENFQHQGMTTIATAICPVLFTNSPVIYFKPGEKEGDVEFIGKGTYLGCDHTRIVAQRIVLTGHPVKIHKRVVTVRYMFFNPQDINYFKAIGLFTKSGRSGFIKESLGTHGYFKANFDGKLTSQDVVAMSMYKRVWPELSSLYEE; encoded by the coding sequence atggCTAAAGGTGGTAACTCTCACAGGAACACATTAAAGAATGATCACAAGCCTTTCAAGTCCAAACATGCGACCAAGAGTCAATTAAAGAACCAATATAAGGGGAAAGTTGAGAAATCCacagcatcaacaaattcaaatacATCATCAAAACCTTTAAACAAGCAGGCAAGAAAGAACTTGGCCAAACAATTAAAGGATAATAAGATTTTAGAGTCAAAACTTACAAAGAAATTGTTTGAAGGCAGTTCGGGCGCACAGAAAATAATCACGATTATCTGTTTAACGAATGATTTAACACCATCGCAAATCGCCACACAAATTTTCAACCAGGACCAGGAGGACACTTCATTACCAACTGAATATCGATATCCCGGCGTGCACAATGTTCAGATTAAGAAATTCAAGTCGAATTTCAAAGTCATCTTGCCGAACCAGGATAACATATTGAACGTGCTCGATGCAGCAAAAGTATCcgattttgttgtttttgggATCTCGGCTACTCAAGAAGTCGAGTCCGAGTATGGGGAGAAGATTTTGCGAGCGTTATTGGCTCAAGGTATTGGTTCTGTTGTTGGCGTTTTGCCAAACATTGTTTCTGCATATCCAAAACGAAATTTGCAACTCGACGTTAAACAATCGTTGcaatcttttttcaatcattTTTTCCCAGCCGAGGATAAACTATATGCATTGGAACTGGAATCCGATAGCTCCAATTGTTTGCGGTACTTGTGTCAGAAATTCCCACAACAAATCACTTGGCGAGATTCGCGAGGATGGATCGTTGCCGATAATGTTTTAGCAAGTGACTCCTACGAAGGTATTGTAATTGAGGGAACCACCCGTGGAGCAGGTTTTAATGCAAATAGACTAGTGCATATTCCAGGATATGGTGATTTTCAAGtggaaaagattgaaaagttGAGCAAATCAAACAGGAAACAACGCAACGAAATGGATACCTCGGGAGATATTGAAGATGTTTTTTTGCCAAATGAGTCGCAAGATACTTTAGATGAACTCAACCCGGAgaaatttgttgatgaggatttggatttggagGATGGAGAAGGTATGTGGGATGCCGACAATGATATGGATGCATTGGGTGTGCGATCGGAGGGCAAAATCTACTTCAATGACGATGCAATGAATAGAGAAACAAGTAAGAGAGTGCCAAAGGGAACATCTGAATACCAAAAACGTTGGTTTGTGGATGATGTTCTTGATGAAGATGCATCCGACTTGGAAGAGGAGCTTGGTGATAACGGTATTAATAGCAATAATGATGAAGTGCAAATGGCTGATGTAAATAGTCAAGCAGCTACTGATTTCCCTGCAATGGATAACgatgttgttgctggtgctgcCACAACCGAGTATGCAGACTCTGAAATGCATGTGGATTTGTCTCCAGAGGAGGAGCACCGGCAGTTGACCGAGTTCCGTAACGCCGCTAAAGAAGACCTCGAGTTCCCTGATGAGATTGAGTTGAGTCCTACAGAATCGGCCATCAAGAGACTTCAAAATTACCGAGGCGTCAAGTCACTTGCTAATTGTGAGTGGGATGTTGATGAACATGACGTGGAAAAGCCAAGTATATGGAACAGACTTTTAAGAATCTCAAATTTCAAAGCCACAAAGAATAGAATCAACAAGGAATTTATCAAAAGTATCCAAATCCAGCCAGGTACTCGTGTTAGATTATACCTTAAAGCACCAAAACTTATTTTGGAAAGTATAAACCCTGAGTCGCGTCCATTCAGCATCTTTGAACTCCTTGAACATGAGCATAAACTTGCGGTTGTCAACTTTTCGTTTGAGAATTGGGAGGAGTATGACCAACCCATTGCAAACAAAGATTCCATGATTGTACAGTATGGGCCTCGTCGACAAGTGATCAACCCCACATTCAACCAAGCAACAAGTAATAAGAACAATGTGCACAAGCAAGAGAATTTCCAACATCAAGGTATGACCACTATTGCTACTGCCATCTGTCCCGTGCTTTTCACTAATTCGCCGGTAATATATTTCAAACCAGGAGAGAAGGAAGGCGATGTAGAGTTTATTGGTAAAGGAACATATTTGGGTTGTGACCATACGCGTATAGTGGCACAGCGTATTGTGCTTACTGGTCACCCAGTAAAGATCCATAAAAGAGTGGTTACAGTGCGTTATATGTTTTTTAATCCTCAAGACATCAACTACTTCAAGGCTATTGGTCTTTTTACCAAGAGTGGTAGACTGGGTTTCATTAAAGAGAGTTTGGGTACACATGGTTACTTCAAGGCCAATTTCGATGGCAAATTAACATCACAGGATGTTGTTGCTATGAGTATGTACAAACGTGTTTGGCCCGAGCTTTCAAGCTTATACGAAGAGTAA